In a single window of the Rhizobium tropici CIAT 899 genome:
- a CDS encoding cupin domain-containing protein → MEQAIQFEQSGWVPNNRRFPVIVYRQVLDGLDRAEAFERLFRTNGWGGLWRNGVYSFHHFHSKAHEILGVAAGQARLMIGGPAGKEIAVEAGDALLLPAGTGHCRLEASKDLLVIGGYPPDQEADLCREMPTAEQQAIIDELGIPARDPLKGEAGGLRSLWHGKA, encoded by the coding sequence ATGGAGCAGGCAATCCAATTCGAGCAGTCCGGCTGGGTTCCCAACAACAGGCGATTTCCGGTAATCGTCTATCGGCAGGTGCTTGACGGCCTCGACAGGGCAGAGGCTTTCGAACGGCTCTTTCGAACTAATGGGTGGGGCGGCCTCTGGCGAAACGGCGTCTATTCCTTTCACCATTTTCATTCGAAGGCCCATGAAATATTGGGCGTCGCCGCAGGTCAGGCCCGGCTGATGATCGGCGGACCCGCAGGCAAGGAAATCGCAGTCGAGGCCGGCGATGCCCTGTTGCTGCCGGCCGGAACCGGCCATTGTCGGCTGGAGGCGAGCAAGGATCTGCTTGTGATCGGCGGCTACCCGCCGGATCAGGAGGCTGACCTCTGCCGGGAAATGCCAACGGCCGAGCAGCAGGCGATCATCGACGAACTTGGCATACCGGCAAGGGATCCGCTGAAAGGAGAGGCCGGTGGCCTCCGCTCCCTTTGGCATGGCAAAGCCTAG
- a CDS encoding methyltransferase family protein, with translation MTVTEPEPMSRTKALSYALGLPLALLVLIFLPAGRLDWRPGWVFIAFLVVSYGIAFLIMRRANPVIFQARSRFQTGTKGWDLILVSLIFLGMIAEIPVGALDAGRMKWSMMPSSIMILGYLLLAAGIALATWAQAVNRFFEPGVRLQRERGQHVISDGPYAYVRHPGYVSAILVFAGLALALGSWWALIPAGWASAVLILRTSWEDALLHSELEGYADYSKRVRFRLLPGIW, from the coding sequence ATGACTGTTACCGAGCCCGAGCCGATGTCCCGCACGAAGGCCTTATCCTACGCGCTCGGCCTGCCGCTGGCGCTGCTCGTGCTTATCTTTCTGCCCGCCGGTCGTCTCGACTGGCGGCCTGGATGGGTCTTCATCGCGTTCCTGGTGGTGAGCTATGGAATAGCGTTTCTGATCATGCGGCGCGCAAACCCGGTCATCTTCCAAGCGCGCAGCCGCTTCCAGACCGGAACCAAAGGCTGGGATCTCATCCTGGTCTCGCTGATCTTCCTTGGCATGATCGCCGAAATACCGGTCGGAGCCCTGGATGCCGGCAGGATGAAATGGTCGATGATGCCATCCTCCATCATGATCCTCGGTTATCTCCTGCTTGCGGCGGGCATCGCGCTCGCCACGTGGGCTCAGGCGGTCAATCGCTTCTTTGAGCCCGGCGTGCGCCTCCAGCGCGAACGCGGCCAGCACGTCATCAGCGACGGTCCCTACGCCTACGTGCGTCATCCCGGCTATGTCAGCGCGATCTTGGTATTTGCGGGGCTGGCACTGGCACTCGGTTCCTGGTGGGCCTTGATCCCTGCCGGCTGGGCAAGCGCCGTGCTGATCCTGCGCACCAGCTGGGAAGATGCGCTGCTTCATAGCGAGTTGGAAGGCTATGCCGACTATTCCAAGCGCGTTCGATTCCGGTTGCTGCCGGGTATCTGGTGA
- a CDS encoding ABC transporter permease — protein MNRSLLLLLQILVAVAILAIWHLATNTGLFGNPKTISFFFADPLKVAQRVFQWFASGSIWYHLWITLSESILAFLLGAFGGIVFGFWFARRPLIAAVFDPYVKAANALPRVVLAPIFALWFGLGIWSKVALGITLVFFIVFFNVYQGVKEVSQPVLSNARMLGMNERQLLRHVYLPSALSWVFSSLHTSVGFAVVGAVVGEYLGSAAGLGYLIQQAEGVFDVTGVFAGMVVLTAFVLLVDWVMTMVERRLLAWRGQ, from the coding sequence ATGAACCGTTCTCTCCTTCTCCTGCTGCAAATCCTGGTGGCCGTGGCCATCCTGGCTATCTGGCATCTCGCAACGAATACCGGCCTTTTCGGCAATCCGAAAACCATATCCTTCTTCTTTGCCGACCCGCTCAAGGTGGCGCAGCGCGTCTTTCAATGGTTCGCTTCAGGATCGATCTGGTATCATCTCTGGATCACACTGTCGGAATCGATCCTGGCCTTTCTGCTCGGCGCCTTCGGCGGCATCGTCTTCGGCTTCTGGTTCGCGCGCCGACCGCTGATAGCCGCCGTCTTCGACCCTTACGTGAAGGCGGCCAATGCACTGCCCCGCGTCGTGCTGGCTCCGATCTTCGCGCTGTGGTTCGGCCTCGGTATCTGGTCGAAGGTCGCGCTCGGCATCACCCTTGTTTTCTTCATCGTCTTTTTCAACGTCTATCAGGGCGTCAAGGAAGTCAGCCAGCCGGTGCTGTCCAACGCCCGCATGCTTGGCATGAACGAGCGACAGCTGCTGCGCCATGTCTATCTGCCATCCGCGCTTTCCTGGGTGTTTTCCAGCCTGCATACATCGGTGGGTTTTGCTGTCGTCGGCGCCGTCGTCGGCGAATATCTGGGCTCGGCCGCCGGCCTCGGCTACCTCATCCAGCAGGCCGAGGGCGTCTTTGACGTGACTGGCGTCTTCGCGGGCATGGTCGTTTTGACCGCCTTCGTCCTGCTCGTGGACTGGGTGATGACGATGGTCGAAAGGCGCCTGCTCGCCTGGCGCGGCCAATAG
- a CDS encoding thiamine pyrophosphate-binding protein: MTDNAIYVYQSIARAIRDHDVGTMFGLMGDANLFIIDHYVRGCGGRFVPAAHEGSSVLMALAYAHVAGRVGVASVTHGPALTNCVTALTEGARGSIPMVLLAGDTPVVNPHHLQSIDQREVVKATGAGFEQMRSPETATRDVARAFYRARVERRPIVLNMPADFMWCEQAHERAVFEVFDAPGYVPEGDALDRAIGMIASAKRPLILAGGGACGARDQLIRLADRLEAPLATTLKAKGLFGGHPYNMDIFGTLSTPTAYDLIAKTDCLICFGAGLHDFTTDRGKLLKGKRIVQIDMDARAIGKNIHPDAALVADAGLTADNFVHWLDEAEIPPSGFTHELDVPSLTTHPSDQRGKTNTGYVNYIWALEELEKALPKNRVLVTDGGRFMTEVWCRISVSDPRSFVVTANFGSIGLGLQEAIGASVAAPDRPVVLFTGDGGFMMSGVNEFNTAVRLGQDLIVIVCNDSAYGAEHIQFRDRKMDPGLTLFNWPSFAEVATALGGHGIAVSSADELESALDAIRNRNRPVLIELRLDPNDVPRMRI, encoded by the coding sequence ATGACCGACAATGCGATCTATGTATACCAGTCGATCGCGAGGGCGATTCGCGATCACGATGTTGGCACGATGTTCGGTCTCATGGGGGATGCCAATCTCTTTATTATCGACCATTATGTGCGCGGATGCGGCGGCCGTTTCGTGCCGGCAGCGCATGAGGGTAGTTCGGTCCTGATGGCGCTTGCCTATGCCCACGTCGCAGGCAGGGTGGGCGTGGCGAGCGTGACCCACGGTCCGGCTTTGACCAATTGCGTCACCGCGCTCACTGAAGGCGCCCGCGGTTCCATCCCCATGGTGCTCCTGGCGGGCGACACGCCGGTCGTCAACCCGCACCATCTGCAAAGCATCGACCAGCGCGAGGTCGTCAAGGCCACCGGCGCCGGCTTCGAGCAGATGCGCTCACCGGAAACTGCAACCCGGGACGTTGCCCGCGCTTTTTACCGTGCGCGGGTCGAGCGGCGTCCGATCGTCTTGAACATGCCGGCCGATTTCATGTGGTGCGAACAGGCTCACGAGCGGGCTGTCTTCGAAGTCTTCGATGCTCCCGGATATGTGCCCGAGGGTGACGCGCTGGACAGGGCCATCGGCATGATCGCTTCGGCAAAGCGTCCGCTCATCCTCGCAGGTGGCGGGGCTTGTGGTGCGCGCGATCAGCTGATCCGGCTGGCGGATCGGCTGGAGGCTCCGCTTGCGACGACCTTAAAAGCAAAGGGGCTCTTCGGCGGCCATCCCTATAATATGGACATTTTCGGCACGCTCAGCACGCCTACCGCCTATGACCTGATTGCCAAGACGGATTGCCTGATCTGTTTCGGAGCGGGGTTGCATGATTTCACTACCGACCGGGGCAAGCTCTTGAAGGGCAAGCGCATCGTCCAGATCGATATGGATGCGCGCGCCATCGGCAAGAACATTCATCCGGATGCAGCCCTGGTAGCCGATGCAGGATTGACGGCAGACAATTTCGTTCATTGGCTGGACGAGGCGGAAATTCCGCCGAGCGGCTTCACGCACGAACTGGATGTCCCCTCGCTCACCACCCACCCATCCGATCAGCGCGGCAAGACGAACACGGGATATGTGAATTACATCTGGGCGCTCGAGGAGCTGGAAAAAGCTCTGCCGAAGAACAGGGTGCTTGTGACCGACGGCGGTCGTTTCATGACCGAGGTCTGGTGCCGAATTTCCGTCAGCGACCCGAGGAGCTTCGTGGTGACGGCAAATTTCGGCTCGATCGGCCTTGGGTTGCAGGAAGCAATCGGCGCAAGCGTTGCTGCGCCGGATCGGCCGGTGGTGCTTTTCACCGGGGATGGCGGTTTCATGATGAGCGGCGTCAACGAGTTCAATACGGCGGTGCGTCTTGGGCAGGACCTGATCGTCATCGTCTGCAATGATTCCGCCTATGGAGCCGAACATATCCAGTTTCGCGATCGGAAGATGGACCCGGGCCTCACCCTGTTCAACTGGCCCTCGTTTGCTGAGGTCGCGACCGCGCTCGGCGGTCACGGTATTGCGGTCAGCTCGGCCGACGAGCTTGAAAGCGCCCTGGACGCCATCCGGAATCGCAATCGCCCGGTGCTGATCGAGCTGCGCCTCGATCCCAATGACGTGCCGCGCATGCGCATCTGA
- a CDS encoding nucleobase:cation symporter-2 family protein, protein MAIAAEENTARPSPEDEKLNLGANLAYGLQHVLTMYGGIVAVPLIIGQASGLTPADVGLLVTASLFAGGLATILQTIGIPFFGSRLPLVQGVSFSGVATMIAITGHGGIQAVLGAVIAASFIGLLITPVFSRITRFFPPIVTGIVITTIGLTLMPVAAGWAMGGTRNAPDFGSQANVLLAAATLLIVLLLSKLGSATISRLSILLAIIIGTGIAYAAGIADFSRVMNGPLVALPQIFHFGYPVFDMAAIISMCIVIMVTLVETSADILAVGEIVGTKVDARRLGDSLRADMLSSILAPVVGSFTQSAFAQNVGLVAVTGIKSRFVVATSGLFLVALGLLPIVGRIVAAVPSSVLGGAGLVLFGTVAASGIRTLAKVDYENNMNLIIVATSIGFGMIPIASPGFYEHFPAWVITIFHSGISSAALMAIMLNLLFNHLTTGNSDQQSVFAAGTERLIRYQDIAGLHDGDYFLNGKLYDAKGAEVPFVPAEAH, encoded by the coding sequence TTGGCAATAGCAGCAGAGGAAAATACCGCACGCCCGTCCCCCGAAGATGAAAAGCTCAACCTTGGCGCCAATCTGGCTTATGGCCTTCAGCATGTCCTGACCATGTATGGCGGCATCGTCGCAGTCCCGCTGATCATCGGCCAGGCATCGGGCCTGACACCGGCCGATGTCGGTCTGCTCGTAACGGCATCGCTGTTTGCCGGCGGTCTCGCGACCATCCTGCAGACGATCGGGATACCATTTTTCGGGAGCCGCCTTCCCCTCGTACAGGGCGTATCCTTTTCCGGCGTCGCGACGATGATTGCCATTACCGGACATGGTGGCATCCAGGCCGTTCTCGGCGCGGTCATTGCGGCGTCCTTCATCGGGCTCCTCATCACGCCCGTCTTTTCGCGCATCACGCGCTTCTTCCCGCCGATCGTAACCGGCATCGTCATAACAACCATTGGCCTCACCCTCATGCCGGTCGCAGCGGGCTGGGCCATGGGCGGCACAAGGAATGCACCGGATTTCGGCAGCCAGGCCAATGTCCTGCTCGCCGCCGCAACACTCTTGATCGTGCTATTGCTCAGCAAGCTGGGGAGCGCCACCATATCCAGGCTTTCGATCCTGCTCGCCATCATCATCGGTACGGGGATCGCCTATGCAGCCGGCATTGCCGACTTCTCGCGGGTGATGAACGGGCCGCTTGTCGCCCTGCCGCAGATATTCCATTTTGGCTATCCCGTGTTCGATATGGCGGCGATCATCTCGATGTGCATCGTCATCATGGTGACACTGGTCGAAACCTCGGCGGATATTCTCGCTGTCGGCGAGATCGTCGGCACCAAGGTCGATGCGCGCCGGCTCGGCGACAGCTTGCGCGCCGATATGCTGTCCAGCATCCTCGCCCCGGTCGTCGGCTCCTTCACGCAGAGCGCCTTTGCCCAGAATGTCGGCCTTGTGGCCGTGACCGGCATCAAGAGCCGATTTGTCGTGGCGACCAGCGGCCTTTTTCTCGTCGCCCTCGGCTTGCTGCCGATCGTCGGCCGCATCGTCGCTGCCGTTCCGAGCTCCGTCCTCGGCGGGGCGGGGCTCGTCCTCTTCGGGACGGTCGCGGCAAGTGGTATCCGCACACTCGCCAAGGTCGACTATGAGAACAACATGAATCTCATCATCGTGGCGACCTCGATCGGCTTCGGCATGATCCCGATCGCGTCGCCTGGCTTCTATGAGCATTTTCCCGCATGGGTCATCACCATCTTCCACTCCGGTATCAGCTCGGCGGCATTGATGGCGATCATGCTGAACCTCCTGTTCAACCACCTGACGACCGGAAACTCGGATCAGCAATCGGTCTTCGCTGCGGGAACGGAACGTCTGATCCGCTATCAGGACATTGCCGGCCTGCATGACGGCGATTATTTCCTGAATGGCAAGCTTTACGATGCCAAAGGCGCGGAAGTTCCATTTGTCCCCGCGGAAGCCCATTAA
- a CDS encoding TetR/AcrR family transcriptional regulator has translation MRKPRSEMIAETRAKLLTAARKAFGSVGYAEASMDDFTAAAGLTRGALYHHFGDKKGLLQAVVSEIDAEMTARLCQISSRAPSRWQAFVDENVGYVEMALEPEIQRIMFRDGPAVLGEPSGWPSANGCIATITESLRCLREDGIIVDIDPEAGARLINAASSCAAQWIANSDDPETTSKRAVGAFRTFLEGLRIEKE, from the coding sequence ATGCGCAAACCTCGCAGTGAAATGATTGCCGAAACGCGAGCCAAGCTGCTGACCGCCGCCCGTAAGGCATTCGGTAGCGTCGGCTATGCCGAGGCATCGATGGATGACTTTACAGCGGCGGCGGGGCTGACGCGAGGGGCCCTTTACCACCATTTCGGCGACAAGAAGGGCCTGCTCCAAGCTGTCGTCAGCGAGATCGATGCCGAAATGACCGCAAGGCTCTGTCAGATCTCATCTCGAGCACCGTCACGCTGGCAGGCGTTCGTCGACGAGAATGTCGGTTACGTCGAGATGGCGCTGGAGCCGGAAATTCAGCGCATCATGTTCCGCGACGGTCCGGCCGTGCTCGGCGAACCCTCCGGATGGCCGAGCGCCAACGGCTGTATTGCCACGATTACAGAAAGCCTTCGCTGTCTTCGCGAAGACGGTATCATCGTCGATATTGATCCGGAAGCAGGCGCTCGCCTGATCAATGCGGCGAGCAGCTGCGCGGCGCAATGGATCGCCAATTCGGACGATCCAGAGACGACCTCGAAACGGGCCGTCGGCGCTTTTCGCACCTTTCTCGAAGGATTGCGGATCGAGAAAGAATGA
- a CDS encoding MFS transporter, whose product MSNPYREIFRAPGAKGFSAAAFLARLPLAMAPIGIVAMLSQTRGEYWLAGAVSATFALTNAVVSPQISRFVDRVGQSAVVLPATIVSVVAFVILVVAANQGWPAWVLFASAFFAAVMPSIPALVRARWTEIFRDRPELNTAFAFESAADELVYITGASLSVGLAVSLFPEAGMVASTIFLALGSAAFLMQRSTEPKVRAIDAEAPQHSAIWQRPVQIITLALIFVGATFATAEVSAVAITKQLGEPSAASIVIGVYALGSFIVGLIIGALNLKMPLQRQLLVAATILAITSLPLLVAGTSVALLAFAVFLSGVAISPTFITAFGLIERRVPEAMLTEGVTWVMTGIGIGMALGAFVSGWVVDSFGPANGFWVSVAATIAAVIVVALGQASLSGARAPSTAAVTQLAE is encoded by the coding sequence ATGTCCAATCCATATAGAGAGATTTTCCGAGCGCCCGGAGCCAAGGGCTTTTCAGCCGCAGCCTTCCTTGCCCGACTTCCGCTTGCCATGGCGCCGATCGGCATCGTTGCCATGCTGTCGCAGACGCGTGGCGAATATTGGCTGGCCGGCGCGGTTTCGGCCACCTTCGCCCTGACCAATGCTGTCGTCTCGCCGCAAATATCGCGCTTCGTCGACCGGGTCGGTCAAAGTGCCGTTGTCTTGCCGGCCACCATCGTCTCGGTCGTCGCCTTCGTCATTCTGGTCGTCGCGGCGAATCAGGGCTGGCCGGCCTGGGTGCTGTTTGCCTCGGCCTTTTTCGCGGCCGTCATGCCAAGCATCCCTGCCTTGGTACGCGCGCGCTGGACGGAGATCTTTCGGGACCGGCCTGAGTTGAACACGGCCTTTGCATTCGAATCGGCAGCCGATGAGCTCGTCTACATCACCGGCGCATCCCTTTCCGTTGGACTTGCCGTCTCACTGTTCCCGGAAGCCGGAATGGTCGCGAGCACCATCTTCCTCGCGCTCGGATCGGCAGCCTTCCTGATGCAGAGATCGACAGAGCCGAAGGTTCGTGCAATCGATGCCGAAGCGCCGCAGCACTCGGCGATCTGGCAGCGGCCTGTCCAGATCATCACGCTGGCGCTGATCTTCGTCGGAGCCACCTTCGCAACGGCGGAAGTCAGTGCTGTGGCCATCACCAAGCAGCTCGGCGAACCGAGTGCCGCAAGCATCGTCATTGGTGTCTATGCGCTCGGCTCCTTCATCGTCGGCCTCATCATCGGAGCGCTGAACCTCAAAATGCCGCTGCAACGTCAGCTGCTGGTGGCCGCCACTATCCTTGCCATCACCTCCCTGCCGCTTCTTGTAGCCGGCACCTCAGTCGCGCTGCTCGCTTTTGCCGTTTTCCTCAGCGGCGTCGCCATTTCACCGACCTTCATCACTGCCTTCGGACTGATAGAACGCCGCGTGCCGGAGGCCATGCTGACGGAAGGAGTGACCTGGGTGATGACCGGCATCGGTATCGGCATGGCACTCGGCGCCTTCGTCTCCGGTTGGGTGGTGGATAGTTTCGGCCCCGCCAACGGCTTCTGGGTTTCAGTCGCGGCAACCATCGCAGCCGTCATCGTCGTGGCGCTCGGCCAGGCAAGCCTTTCCGGCGCACGAGCCCCCAGCACGGCCGCCGTTACGCAGCTGGCCGAATGA
- a CDS encoding ABC transporter substrate-binding protein: MERRTFLIGTASFGIGASLAGILPAAAQDAKPEKPDLLIGVGGKPLLYYLPLTIAERKGFFKEEGLNVTINDFAGGSKSLEGLIGGSLDVVAGAYEHTIRMQNKGQDIVAICNLGRFPGIVIAMRKDLAGEIKSMADMKGRKIGVTAPGSSTALMFQYAMLKSGLKTDDASLIGVGGGAGAVAAVKSGQIDGLSHLDPVIAQLQYDGDINVLLDTRTEAGTRALFGGPNPAATVYIKREFAKENPITTQKTVNAFMKALKWISSASPDDVASVVPEEYLLGNRDLYMQAFKNSKEMYSPDGMVTMEGYNSMMGVLKALDPDLANADVPFEKTFDPTFAKAAKT; encoded by the coding sequence ATGGAACGCAGGACATTTCTGATCGGGACGGCAAGCTTCGGTATCGGCGCATCGCTTGCAGGCATCTTGCCCGCCGCGGCACAGGATGCGAAACCGGAAAAGCCGGATCTATTGATCGGCGTCGGCGGCAAGCCGCTGCTCTATTACCTGCCGCTGACGATCGCCGAGCGCAAAGGCTTCTTCAAGGAAGAGGGCCTCAACGTCACCATCAATGATTTCGCCGGCGGTTCGAAATCGCTCGAAGGCCTGATCGGCGGCTCCCTCGATGTCGTCGCCGGTGCCTATGAACATACCATCCGCATGCAGAACAAGGGGCAGGATATCGTCGCGATCTGCAATCTCGGGCGCTTCCCCGGCATCGTTATCGCCATGCGCAAGGATCTCGCCGGCGAGATCAAGTCGATGGCGGACATGAAGGGCCGCAAGATCGGCGTGACCGCGCCAGGCTCCTCGACGGCACTGATGTTCCAATATGCCATGTTGAAGAGCGGACTGAAGACCGACGATGCATCGCTGATCGGCGTCGGCGGCGGGGCCGGCGCGGTTGCCGCGGTCAAGAGCGGTCAGATCGACGGCCTTTCCCATCTCGATCCCGTCATTGCGCAACTGCAATATGACGGCGACATCAATGTTCTGCTGGATACGCGCACCGAGGCCGGCACCCGTGCGCTCTTCGGCGGCCCGAACCCGGCCGCAACGGTCTACATCAAGCGCGAGTTTGCCAAGGAAAACCCGATCACCACGCAAAAGACGGTCAATGCCTTCATGAAGGCATTGAAGTGGATCTCGTCGGCAAGCCCGGATGACGTCGCCAGCGTCGTGCCGGAGGAGTACCTGCTCGGAAATCGCGACCTCTATATGCAGGCCTTCAAGAATTCCAAGGAAATGTATTCACCGGACGGCATGGTCACGATGGAAGGCTATAATTCCATGATGGGCGTCCTGAAGGCGCTCGATCCCGATCTCGCCAATGCCGATGTGCCCTTTGAGAAGACATTCGATCCGACCTTTGCTAAGGCCGCAAAGACCTGA
- a CDS encoding DJ-1/PfpI/YhbO family deglycase/protease, whose translation MPSINSAHILILATDGYERSELRVPLDELRKRGADVKIASVKKDSIKSWDKTDWGDSVDVDLLAKDVDVNQFDALVLPGGQINPDKLRLEGDAMRVVREFLNSGKVVAAICHAPWLLVEADALRGRHATSYWSIKTDVKNAGANWKDEKVVTDEGIITSRSPDDLPAFVDKIVEEVQEGRHRRAA comes from the coding sequence ATGCCTTCCATCAATTCCGCACATATCCTCATCCTGGCAACGGACGGCTACGAACGTTCGGAACTCCGCGTTCCGCTCGACGAACTCAGGAAGCGTGGCGCCGACGTCAAGATTGCCTCCGTGAAGAAGGATAGCATCAAAAGCTGGGACAAGACCGATTGGGGCGACAGCGTCGACGTCGATCTCCTGGCCAAGGATGTCGACGTGAACCAGTTCGATGCGCTGGTGCTGCCGGGCGGCCAGATCAATCCCGACAAGCTGCGCCTCGAAGGAGACGCCATGCGTGTCGTCCGCGAGTTCCTGAATTCCGGCAAGGTGGTCGCCGCCATATGCCACGCACCCTGGCTGCTCGTCGAGGCCGACGCATTGCGGGGACGCCACGCAACCTCCTATTGGTCCATCAAGACGGATGTCAAAAATGCCGGCGCGAACTGGAAGGACGAAAAGGTCGTGACGGATGAGGGTATCATCACGTCCAGGTCGCCCGACGATCTTCCGGCCTTCGTCGACAAGATTGTCGAGGAGGTTCAGGAGGGCCGGCACCGGCGCGCGGCCTGA
- a CDS encoding ABC transporter ATP-binding protein — protein MTMEAVRAVSLKQMAISFEMAGKARFDAVAATNLEVGAHEFVAIVGPTGCGKSTLLNATAGLLTPASGTVEVFGQPLKSINKQAGYLFQQDSLMPWKTVLENVAIGLEIAGTDRAEARRIARDWLGRVGLATFADRFPRMLSGGQRKRVGLAQVLIRNPKLLLMDEPFGPLDAQTRLIMGDLLLKLWSEDRKAVMFVTHDLDEAIALADRVVIMSAGPKSRIIGDFKVALERPRDIGEIRHDPVFNRLHRDIWQALRDEVMTAYRQSSGEIA, from the coding sequence ATGACGATGGAGGCTGTGAGGGCGGTCAGCCTGAAGCAGATGGCGATTTCCTTTGAAATGGCCGGGAAGGCACGGTTCGATGCCGTGGCGGCGACCAATCTGGAGGTGGGAGCGCATGAGTTCGTGGCCATCGTCGGTCCGACGGGCTGCGGCAAATCCACCCTTCTCAATGCGACGGCGGGCCTTTTGACGCCGGCGTCCGGCACGGTGGAAGTCTTCGGTCAGCCGCTGAAATCCATCAATAAACAGGCGGGCTATCTCTTCCAGCAGGATTCGCTGATGCCGTGGAAAACGGTTCTCGAGAATGTTGCGATCGGGCTTGAGATCGCGGGGACGGATAGAGCCGAGGCAAGACGGATTGCGCGGGATTGGCTGGGGCGCGTCGGCCTTGCCACATTTGCCGATCGTTTCCCGCGCATGCTCTCGGGCGGCCAGCGCAAGCGCGTCGGCCTCGCTCAGGTGCTCATCCGCAATCCCAAGCTGCTGCTGATGGACGAACCATTCGGTCCGCTCGATGCGCAGACCCGCCTCATCATGGGCGACCTCCTGCTGAAACTCTGGTCCGAGGACCGCAAAGCCGTGATGTTCGTCACGCACGATCTCGATGAGGCGATCGCCCTTGCCGACCGCGTGGTCATCATGTCGGCCGGTCCGAAATCCCGCATCATCGGCGATTTCAAGGTCGCTCTGGAGCGGCCGCGCGATATCGGCGAGATACGCCACGATCCCGTATTCAACCGGCTGCATCGTGATATCTGGCAGGCGTTGCGCGATGAGGTGATGACCGCCTATCGCCAGAGCAGCGGAGAGATCGCATGA
- a CDS encoding Pr6Pr family membrane protein encodes MVGLIRIYRCLLALLALSGIAISYFAIIPGVHVSRLAMTLNFFSYFTIQSNLLLALTLLCTQIASRSSIGRWASKPSIRSAVLIYVGIAGIVYVLMLRDVWHPRGWQLLGDQILHYCVPVLYALDWIFLSERGRLSWRDVLWWLAFPAAYSAYTLAHGYISHFYPYPFLDVRDIGLEAVLLNMGLLAAAFLVLGGVLTFLDWVSTRQRVFRRA; translated from the coding sequence GTGGTCGGCTTGATTCGCATCTATCGCTGTCTGCTTGCCCTACTTGCTTTGTCGGGTATCGCGATCTCATATTTCGCTATCATACCGGGCGTGCATGTTTCTCGGCTGGCCATGACGTTGAATTTCTTCAGCTATTTCACCATTCAATCCAATCTTCTGCTCGCCTTGACACTACTTTGCACGCAAATCGCGTCGCGCTCGTCGATTGGCCGATGGGCGAGCAAGCCGTCGATCCGAAGCGCCGTTCTCATTTACGTCGGGATTGCGGGCATCGTTTATGTTTTGATGCTAAGGGACGTTTGGCACCCTCGCGGCTGGCAACTGCTCGGAGACCAGATACTCCATTATTGTGTTCCGGTGCTGTATGCCCTGGATTGGATTTTTCTGAGTGAACGCGGTAGGCTTTCCTGGCGCGATGTGCTCTGGTGGTTGGCTTTTCCCGCAGCCTATTCCGCTTATACGCTTGCGCATGGATATATCTCTCACTTCTACCCATACCCGTTTCTGGACGTTCGCGATATCGGCCTTGAAGCCGTCCTGCTGAACATGGGGCTGCTGGCAGCAGCCTTTCTGGTTTTGGGAGGGGTGCTGACTTTTCTCGACTGGGTCAGCACCCGGCAACGGGTCTTTCGGCGCGCATAG